In Flavobacterium praedii, the DNA window GTTTTATATATGGATAAACTGTATGATCTTATTGTTAGGTTTCGAATTGAATGCCACAATTCACAAATTGAGAAAAAACAAACTATTATTGTAAAGTTTAATAATAAATTGGATTGTTTAGATGAAATTTTGTATTCTTGTCAAAAATAATCCAAATATATATTTTTATCATAATTTGGAATAATATAAACAGTGAGACATTAATTTAAGAAAAAATGAAAAAAAGTATCGTATTTAGTTTAGTTGTGTTTTTTGTTATGATTTTCAATGCCCAAAGCCAATCTGTTTTAGGAAAATGGAAAACCATTGATGATGCAACAGGACAAGCTAAATCAATTGTAGAAGTATATGAAAAATCAGGTAAAGTCTATGGGAAAATTATAGAAATCCTAAATCCTGAAAAAAGAAAATCGCTTTGTACAAAATGTACTGGTGAAGATAAAAATGCTCCGATTTTGGGCTTGGTTATAATCAAAGGTCTTGTAAAAGACGGTAATGAATACAATGACGGTAAAATTTTAGATCCTTCAAAAGGAGAAGAATATAAATGTTTTATAACACTTGATGGTAAAGATAAACTTAAAGTGAGAGGTTTTGTTGGAGTTTCTTTGTTTGGAAGAACACAATATTGGTACCGAGTTAAATAGTTTTGGTTTAAAGTTTTTAAGATATAAATCAAAACCCCCCTTTTTTCTTAAAGCTTCGGACTAAAAATCTAAAATTATTCAATGCATTTTGTAGAAGTTATTTTACCGCTTTCTCTTGCCAAAACTTTTACATACAGAGTTTCGGAAGCTGAATTTCTTTTTATGAAAAAAGGAATGAGGGTGACTGTGCCTTTTGGTAAAAGCAAAATATACACTGCTTTGGTAATAGAAATTCATAATAATGAGCCTACATTATATGAAGCCAAGGAAATTCATCAAATTTTGGACAACCAACCAATTGTCACCGAAGTTCAAATTAACCACTGGAAATGGATTGCCGATTATTATATGTGTGCCATTGGTGATGTATATCGTAGCGCAATGCCAAGTGCATTATTGTTGGAAAGTGAAACCTTAATTACAAAAAAGAGCGACACTTTTGTTGATGAGAGCTCGCTGTCAGATGATGAGTATTTAGTGTATGAAGCTTTGCAACATCAAAGTTCATTAAAGGTGCAAGACATTATATCTATACTTAATAAAAAAAATATTTTTCCCATCATTCAAAAATTGTTGGATAAAAATATAATAGTACTGCAAGAAGAAGTTCAAGAAAACTACAAACCTAAATTAGTTAAATACTTACGGTTACATTCAAAATATGATTCGAACGATGGTTTGAAATTATTACTGGAGATACTCAAAAATGCAAATAAGAGAAAGGAATTAGTCCTGAATTATTTTCAATTAAGTGCCGCTGAAAAAAAACCAATTTCTGTTAAAAAATTAGTAGAAACTGCGCAGTCTTCTTTAGCAATCGTTAAAGCTTTAGTCGAAAAAGAAATCTTTGAAGAATATTATTTACAAGAAGATCGCATCAACTTTTCAGGAAATGGGAGAGAAGGTGAACTACAATTGAGTAAAGCGCAGCAAAAGGCTTTTGAATCTATAAAAGAAAGTTTTGATCAAAAACCAGTTTGTTTATTACATGGTATTACTTCGAGTGGTAAAACCGAAATATACATAAAACTTATTGAAGATTACTTAATTACGGGAAAGCAAGTTTTGTATTTGCTGCCTGAAATTGCTTTGACAACTCAATTAGTTTCTAGATTAAGGATCCATTTTGGAAATAAAGTAGCCGTTTTTCATTCAAAGTACAGCAATAATGAACGGGTGGAAGTCTGGAATCAAGTTTTGTCAAACGCAGAGAAGGCTCAAATTGTAATTGGGGCCAGATCGGCTTTGTTTTTGCCTTTCTCTGATTTAGGATTTGTGATTATTGATGAAGAACATGAGCAAACCTTTAAACAATCAGATCCAGCACCTCGCTATCATGCTCGAGATGCTGCCATTGTTTTAGCAAATATGTACCAAGCCAAAGTGCTTTTGGGATCGGCAACACCAAGCATTGAATCGTATTATAATGCAGTATCAAGTAAATTCGGTTTTGTTGAAATTTCAGAACGTTTTGGAAATGTAAGTTTGCCTGATATTCAATTGGTCGATCTAAAAGATAAGTATTTTCGAAAAAAAATGAACGGACATTTTAGTGATGTTCTAATCGAAGAGATTACGTTGGCCTTGTCATTGGGTGAACAAGTTATTTTGTTTCAAAATAGGAGAGGGTACTCGCCAATAGTTGAGTGCATAACATGTGGGCATGTACCACATTGTCATTCATGTGATGTAAGTTTGACCTATCATAAACATAAGAATCAATTGCGTTGCCATTATTGTGGGTATTCTATTGCTAATCCCACTCATTGTCATTCATGTCATAGTGTTGATTTGATTACCAAAGGTCTTGGGACGGAGCAAATAGAACAGGAATTACTAAATATTTTTCCAAGTGCTAAAACGGGACGTATGGATCAGGATACAACCAGAGGTAAATTTGGGTTCGAAAAAATTATTGATAGTTTCAAAAATCGAGAATTTGATATATTGGTTGGAACTCAAATGCTAGCCAAGGGATTGGATTTTGACAATGTCAATTTAGTGGGTATTATGAATGCCGATACAATGTTGTATCATCCAGATTTTAGGGCATTCGAGCGAAGTTTTCAAATGATGACACAAGTTGCAGGACGTTCTGGGCGATCTGATAAAAAAGGAAAAGTAGTCATACAAACCTATAATCCCAATCATAATACGGTTCAGCAAGTTACCAATACAGATTATATTGGAATGTACAAAGAACAATTGTATGATCGGCAAATTTATAAATATCCTCCTTATTATAGGATAATTAAATTGACATTAAAACAAAGGGATTTCGAGAAACTCAAACAAGGCTCTATGTGGTTGTATCAAGTTTTGAGTCAAAATTTGGCAATGCCGGTATTAGGTCCTGAAGAACCAGCAATCAGTAGAATTCGAAATGAGTATATTAGGACAATTGTTATAAAGATTCCTCAAAATAATTCAATTATAAATACAAAAAAAACTATTCAGAAAATACTGAATAGTTTTGAGGCTGTAGCGCAATATCGAGCTATTAAAATTACTGTAAATGTTGATTTTTATTAAGTAGTGTTTTAAGAATAGGCAAGTGCTTTTACTAGATCTTCTTTTTTATTACGACTTAAAGGAATTTTTGTTACTCCAATTTCTGCAAATTTACTGTTAAAACGGTCAATTTTATCAATATTTACAATGAATGACTTATGTACTCTAATGAATTTGTCTTTTGATAAATCATTCTCAAAAGATTTCATTGTCGAGAGGACAAGATTACTGTCATCTTCAGTAACAACTTTTACGTAATCACCAAAAGCTTCTATCCATTTGATTTTAGAAGTAAATACCTTTAATTTTTTTAAATTACTTTTAATGAAGATATGCTCACCTTCATCTTCTTTATTTTCTTTTTTCAATAGAAAATTATCAATTGCCCTACGTACAGAAGCATTAAAACGCTCTATTGAAATAGGCTTTTGTAAATAATCGGTAGCATCATAATCAAAAGCTTTCATAGCATATTCTGCTTTTGAGGTAATGAAGATAATCTGGGGCTTAGTTTTTAGACCATCAAGAAAGTCAAAACCATTAATTACAGGCATCTCAATATCAAGAAATATCAAGTCTACCGTGTGGACAGTCATACAGCTTTTCGCTTCAATTGCATTAGAAAAATCACCAATCAAGTTTAAATTGGTGTGATTGTTAACCAATTTTGCAATAATCATTCTTTGTATTGAACTATCATCTACAACAACACAGTTTAGTTTCATAATATCAAATTTTTGATTTGGTATAGTAAAAATAGTTTTTTTTTTTTATTAATCTAATGAATTCAAATATTTTTTTGTCATTCGTCGATTATTGTTTAATTGTACTTGTATGTTCAAGAAAAAAGTTTACTTTTGCACCCAATTTAACAAATAAATAAATTTTTTATGAATCATTATGAAACTGTTTTCATTTTAAATCCCGTTTTATCTGAAGTTCAGGTAAAGGAAACAGTAAGCAAATTTGAAGATTTTCTTACTAGTAGAGGAGCAGAAATGGTATCGAAAGAAGATTGGGGTCTGAAAAAAATGGCTTACGAAATTCAAAACAAAAAAAGTGGATTTTACCACTTGTTCGAATTCAAAGTTGCTGGAGAGGTTCTTATCGCTTTTGAAACTGAATTTAGACGTGACGAAAGAGTTATGCGTTTCTTAACTGTAAGTCTTGACAAACATGCTATTTCTTGGGCTGAAAGAAGAAGAGCAAAACTTAAATCTACAAAAGCTTAATTATCATGGCAACATTACAACAATCTGCTTCAGGAAAAAAAGACGGGGATATCAGATACCTTACGCCTTTGAACATAGAAACAAACAAAACTAAAAAGTATTGTCGTTTCAAAAAATCAGGTATCAAATATATCGATTATAAAGATGCTGATTTCTTATTGAAATTCGTTAACGAACAAGGAAAAATTCTTCCTCGTCGTTTAACAGGAACTTCATTAAAATACCAAAGAAAAGTATCTGTAGCTGTAAAAAGAGCACGTCACTTAGCTTTAATGCCATACGTGGCCGATTTATTAAAATAATTAAAAATTAACAGTTGTTGGTTTTCTGAAATATGAAACCTAACTTCTCAAACAAAGGACAACAACATGGAACTTATTTTAAGAAAAGATGTTCAGAATTTAGGATTTAAAGATGACGTAGTAAATGTGAAAAACGGATACGGTCGTAACTTTTTAATTCCACAAGGATTTGCTCACTTAGCTACTTCTTCTGCAAAGAAAGTATTGGCTGAAAACCTTAAACAAAGAGCACACAAAGAAGCTAAAGTTGTAGCAGATGCTAAAGCATTGGCTGAAGCTTTAAAAGCTATCGAAATTAAAATTTCTGCAAAAGCAGGTGGTGAAAAATTATTTGGTTCAATTACAAACATTGATATCGCTGAAGCTTTGGCTAAAGGTGGTCAAGTAATTGATAGAAAATTTATCACTTCTGGTATCGTTAAACGTACTGGTAAATATACTGCTTCTGTAAGATTACATAGAGATGTAATCGTTGAATTACCATATGAAATTATCGCTGAAAAAGCATAATTTTTTAATTTATTATTAAAATCCCGATGAAAGTCGGGATTTTTTTTGTTTAAACGAAGTTATTAATTGATTCGGAGCAGAAAAACCAGGTATTTTTGGAAATATCGTCCCGCTTTTCGTTGCAATCTTATAAGCCAGTCCCGATAACTTTCGGGACTGGCTTATAAGGATTTCCACTTCAATCGGGGCTAAAGGGAGATATTCTGCCTTTTTGTTATTATCTAAAAAAGGTGTCTAACTTCTAAAATCTAACTTCAAAATCTAATTTCTAAAAATGAAATACGCAAGACTTACAAAAGAACAATTTGAAGAATTAACCCAAGAGTTTACTAATTTTTTGGCTTCTCAAGCTATTGACAAGGCAGAATGGGACCAAATTAAAGCGAATAAACCTGAAGTTGCCGAACAAGAATTGGATGTTTTTTCGGATTTGATTTGGGAAGGTGTGCTCACAAAAGCCACGTATTTAGAATTTTTCTCTAAAAATCATATTTTTCTATTTCAATGTTTCGACACAGATATAAAATCGATTGTTCTAAAATCATTAGTTCCTGAAATTGATTTTTTGACCAAAGAAGGTTTAGAATGGCTTAGTGACAATATGTTTACGGAAACAATAGAAATGAAAGTTGGGAAAAAAGAGTTTACTGAAGAACGTAATCTTTCTATCTTTCAATTGATCCAACAGGGTTCTTTTTTGAGTGACGGGCAATTATACAATCAAATTAATACGATTATCGAGTCGTAAATTTGATTTTTAAACTTTAAATTGGTTATTTTAGTAGATTATTTAATCGACTAGAATAGCCAATTTTGTTTTATGAATATACAGCAGACCATACAAACGCTTAGGGAAGAACTCAATCTTCACAATCATAATTATTATGTTTTGGATAAACCGACATTGTCTGATTATGAGTTTGATATGAAATTGAAGGAGCTTCAAGACTTAGAAAATAAGCATCCTGAATTTTTTGACGCTAATTCTCCAACGCAAAGAGTAGGAGGGACAGTCACTAAAAACTTTGAAACTATTCCGCATGAATACCGTATGTATTCACTAGACAATTCCTATTCTAAAGAAGATTTGATCGATTGGGAAAATAGAATTCAGAAAGTTTTAGGAAATGTCGCTTTAGAATACACCTGCGAATTAAAATATGATGGTGCATCAATTAGCATTACTTATGAAAATGGTATACTTAAACGGGCAGTAACTCGTGGAGATGGTTTTCAAGGTGATGATGTGACCAATAATATAAAAACGATCAAGTCTATACCATTGCAATTGAAAGGGAATTATCCAGAGCAATTTGCTATTCGAGGTGAAATTATTTTGCCTTTTGTTGGTTTCGAAAAAATGAATCAAGATTTGATTGAAATTGGCGAAACGCCCTATTCTAATCCCAGAAATACCGCATCCGGAAGTTTGAAACTGCAAGACAGTGCCGAAGTAGCTAAACGTCCTTTAGATTGTTTACTTTATTTTTTAATTGGTCCCAACTTGCCTTTTTCTTCTCAATTTGAAGGACTTGAAGTTGCTAGAAAATGGGGATTCAAAGCTCCGAATGAAGCAAAATTGGCAAAGAATCTCGATGAAGTTTTTGAATTTATAAATTATTGGGATGTTCATCGCCACGAATTGCCGTATGAAACAGATGGCGTGGTTATAAAAGTAAATGATTTTCGACACCAAGAAGAGTTAGGTTTTACAGCCAAATCACCGCGTTGGGCAATAGCTTATAAGTTTAAATCGGAGCAAGTAGCTACAAAACTAAATTCGATATCCTATCAAGTAGGACGAACTGGAGCTATTACCCCTGTTGCCAATTTGGAACCTGTGCAATTAGCTGGAACGATTGTAAAACGAGCTTCTTTGCACAATGCTGATCAAATTGAAAAGTTAGATATTCGAATTAATGATACCGTTTTTGTAGAAAAGGGAGGAGAGATTATTCCTAAAATTATTGCCGTAGATTTAAGTAAACGTCCTGAAAATTCAGAGCCTACAAAATATATATCCCATTGTCCTGAATGCAATACTGAGTTAATTCGAGGAGAAGGAGAAGCGAATCATTATTGTCCAAATTTTTATGGGTGCCCTCCACAAATAATAGGACGAATTCAGCATTTTATTTCAAGAAAAGCAATGGATATTGAGGGACTTGGAGGCGAGACTGTGGCTTTGCTATTCAATAATGGCTTGGTGCATAACTATGCCGATTTATATGAATTGACTATTGAGCAAATTTTACCATTGGAGAGAATGGCGCAAAAATCTGCTGAGAATTTAGTAAAAGGAGTCGCAAATTCTAAGAAGATACCTTTTGAAAGCGTTTTGTTTGCCTTGGGAATTCGATTTGTTGGGGAGACAGTTGCCAAAAAGTTAGCAAAGCATTATAAAAATATTGATGCATTACAGCAAGCAACTCTTATGGATTTAATTTTGGTTGACGAAATTGGTGAAAGAATTGCTCAAAGTGTGATTGATTTTTTTGAGAATAAGGAGAATATAGCGATCATCGAAAGATTAAAAATTTATGGTGTTCAATTTGAAATCATCGAAAAAATTAATCCAAATGCAACAGAGAAATTCCTTGGTAAAACATTTGTAGTTTCTGGTGTTTTTTCTGGCTTTTCAAGAGATGAATTAAAAAAGGCTATCGAAGATAATGGTGGAAAAGTAGGGAGTTCAATATCTGCTAAAACCGATTTTGTTGTTGCTGGTGATAATATGGGACCTGCTAAATTGGAAAAAGCAACTAAACTAAATATTTCTATTATTTCAGAAGAGCAATTTATAAAAATGTTAAATGAAAGCTAGTACACCATCATTAATATTATTTTTTATAACTTCTGCATCAGCTATCATTTTCAAATTATTGGATTTTGAAATAATGGTTTTATTAACTAAATCTATTATAATCCCGTCTTTGTTTATATATTATTTTGTATCTAATAATTATAAGATTACTTTCTTGAAAGCATTTATTTTTTTGTTGTTTTTTGTGCGGGACGTTTTTAACACATTGAATATAAAAGAGTCTCCATTGGGTTCTTTTTTATGTGTCATGATAGTTTATGTTCTTCTGTTGTATTTGGCTCTCAAGGATTTTAAATATTTAAAATTTTATTTTAAAGACACAATCTCAATTTTCATATTGATTTTGGCAATCGGAAGTATTTGTTACTCAGTTTTAAATTTAAAACTAGAAAACTTAGAACTTGATTTTTGGTTGTATGTAGTTTTTGGAATAATTTTAAGTTTTTTGAGTATTATTTCAATTATAAATTATAATAAAAATGATACGTATGCTTTTTATAACGCAATGTTAATGTGTGTTTGTTTTATTGTTACGGATGTCTTTTTTGTGGTATATAAATTTTATTTTTACAATTATGTTTTTAGTATAACAAGCATAATTACACAGTTTTTGTCATACTTTTTTATGGTAAATTATTTTTTAGAAAAAGATAAAACTTCAGAATACTTAGACGATAATTGATTTTCCTTGTGATGACTTTTGTTTATTTGAATCAAAATAAAAGTCAATTCTACCTAAATTTATTCCATAACATCCCACTTGGTTTACT includes these proteins:
- a CDS encoding DUF2147 domain-containing protein, with the protein product MKKSIVFSLVVFFVMIFNAQSQSVLGKWKTIDDATGQAKSIVEVYEKSGKVYGKIIEILNPEKRKSLCTKCTGEDKNAPILGLVIIKGLVKDGNEYNDGKILDPSKGEEYKCFITLDGKDKLKVRGFVGVSLFGRTQYWYRVK
- the rpsF gene encoding 30S ribosomal protein S6; this translates as MNHYETVFILNPVLSEVQVKETVSKFEDFLTSRGAEMVSKEDWGLKKMAYEIQNKKSGFYHLFEFKVAGEVLIAFETEFRRDERVMRFLTVSLDKHAISWAERRRAKLKSTKA
- the priA gene encoding replication restart helicase PriA; translated protein: MHFVEVILPLSLAKTFTYRVSEAEFLFMKKGMRVTVPFGKSKIYTALVIEIHNNEPTLYEAKEIHQILDNQPIVTEVQINHWKWIADYYMCAIGDVYRSAMPSALLLESETLITKKSDTFVDESSLSDDEYLVYEALQHQSSLKVQDIISILNKKNIFPIIQKLLDKNIIVLQEEVQENYKPKLVKYLRLHSKYDSNDGLKLLLEILKNANKRKELVLNYFQLSAAEKKPISVKKLVETAQSSLAIVKALVEKEIFEEYYLQEDRINFSGNGREGELQLSKAQQKAFESIKESFDQKPVCLLHGITSSGKTEIYIKLIEDYLITGKQVLYLLPEIALTTQLVSRLRIHFGNKVAVFHSKYSNNERVEVWNQVLSNAEKAQIVIGARSALFLPFSDLGFVIIDEEHEQTFKQSDPAPRYHARDAAIVLANMYQAKVLLGSATPSIESYYNAVSSKFGFVEISERFGNVSLPDIQLVDLKDKYFRKKMNGHFSDVLIEEITLALSLGEQVILFQNRRGYSPIVECITCGHVPHCHSCDVSLTYHKHKNQLRCHYCGYSIANPTHCHSCHSVDLITKGLGTEQIEQELLNIFPSAKTGRMDQDTTRGKFGFEKIIDSFKNREFDILVGTQMLAKGLDFDNVNLVGIMNADTMLYHPDFRAFERSFQMMTQVAGRSGRSDKKGKVVIQTYNPNHNTVQQVTNTDYIGMYKEQLYDRQIYKYPPYYRIIKLTLKQRDFEKLKQGSMWLYQVLSQNLAMPVLGPEEPAISRIRNEYIRTIVIKIPQNNSIINTKKTIQKILNSFEAVAQYRAIKITVNVDFY
- the rpsR gene encoding 30S ribosomal protein S18, whose amino-acid sequence is MATLQQSASGKKDGDIRYLTPLNIETNKTKKYCRFKKSGIKYIDYKDADFLLKFVNEQGKILPRRLTGTSLKYQRKVSVAVKRARHLALMPYVADLLK
- the rplI gene encoding 50S ribosomal protein L9 — protein: MELILRKDVQNLGFKDDVVNVKNGYGRNFLIPQGFAHLATSSAKKVLAENLKQRAHKEAKVVADAKALAEALKAIEIKISAKAGGEKLFGSITNIDIAEALAKGGQVIDRKFITSGIVKRTGKYTASVRLHRDVIVELPYEIIAEKA
- the ligA gene encoding NAD-dependent DNA ligase LigA — protein: MNIQQTIQTLREELNLHNHNYYVLDKPTLSDYEFDMKLKELQDLENKHPEFFDANSPTQRVGGTVTKNFETIPHEYRMYSLDNSYSKEDLIDWENRIQKVLGNVALEYTCELKYDGASISITYENGILKRAVTRGDGFQGDDVTNNIKTIKSIPLQLKGNYPEQFAIRGEIILPFVGFEKMNQDLIEIGETPYSNPRNTASGSLKLQDSAEVAKRPLDCLLYFLIGPNLPFSSQFEGLEVARKWGFKAPNEAKLAKNLDEVFEFINYWDVHRHELPYETDGVVIKVNDFRHQEELGFTAKSPRWAIAYKFKSEQVATKLNSISYQVGRTGAITPVANLEPVQLAGTIVKRASLHNADQIEKLDIRINDTVFVEKGGEIIPKIIAVDLSKRPENSEPTKYISHCPECNTELIRGEGEANHYCPNFYGCPPQIIGRIQHFISRKAMDIEGLGGETVALLFNNGLVHNYADLYELTIEQILPLERMAQKSAENLVKGVANSKKIPFESVLFALGIRFVGETVAKKLAKHYKNIDALQQATLMDLILVDEIGERIAQSVIDFFENKENIAIIERLKIYGVQFEIIEKINPNATEKFLGKTFVVSGVFSGFSRDELKKAIEDNGGKVGSSISAKTDFVVAGDNMGPAKLEKATKLNISIISEEQFIKMLNES
- a CDS encoding DUF6495 family protein — encoded protein: MKYARLTKEQFEELTQEFTNFLASQAIDKAEWDQIKANKPEVAEQELDVFSDLIWEGVLTKATYLEFFSKNHIFLFQCFDTDIKSIVLKSLVPEIDFLTKEGLEWLSDNMFTETIEMKVGKKEFTEERNLSIFQLIQQGSFLSDGQLYNQINTIIES
- a CDS encoding LytR/AlgR family response regulator transcription factor, with amino-acid sequence MKLNCVVVDDSSIQRMIIAKLVNNHTNLNLIGDFSNAIEAKSCMTVHTVDLIFLDIEMPVINGFDFLDGLKTKPQIIFITSKAEYAMKAFDYDATDYLQKPISIERFNASVRRAIDNFLLKKENKEDEGEHIFIKSNLKKLKVFTSKIKWIEAFGDYVKVVTEDDSNLVLSTMKSFENDLSKDKFIRVHKSFIVNIDKIDRFNSKFAEIGVTKIPLSRNKKEDLVKALAYS